In Apis mellifera strain DH4 linkage group LG3, Amel_HAv3.1, whole genome shotgun sequence, one DNA window encodes the following:
- the LOC552021 gene encoding intraflagellar transport protein 80 homolog isoform X1 has protein sequence MRFKISAQNRNGHKRLVTCVAWNSTEEIYSCGEDHLLISWHLEGGIAHSNIITEFPDDFYPTDMQWHPRPNYAVLITKKQSLDILLITTADGKYHLVNKNGRIEKSVDAHKGATTVGRWSNDGSALLTAGEDGLIKVWSRSGMLRSIIVKGMFSILSAAWSLDCTTVLYSQGAHLTFQSLNSNSKPRKLLAHDGLILVLCWNHTHGLIISGGEDCKYKVWDSNGTQLFSSNVEDHPITALSWSYSGDYFAVGLFNTIKLCDKTGWSHSLEKINSGSIYSIAWSSDSTQVAMACSNGNVLTGHIIDRRLEWNNYEATLIKRKVIEVRDVGNETREELEISDRVVQLEFGFDYLVVITPAQCHVYSVVNWNTPAIFDLKNTSVSAILLAEKHFLLIEWNTVSLYSYQGRLLGTPKWKGMTQERLYSPCISVCSDTLVIRSQSNEKLLHVLEMAYNKPITESQTYTHLQNITRVALNHIGSVIDRQVALIDINKDLFLVSIRTTGFGRVCKIAAMAQDIAWATDANVLAAMLDATLSVWLCPNCVHYSDRKIIRKTRIDKESSEFGKQPSIANVYNGIVMIRRGDGALVASSFYTFFISLYQHILNKKWKEALSLCRIAQNEILWTCMAVIATDNKELNAAEEAYAAISRYDKVDYIQYIKSLPNKTERLAEMALLSGDLLTAEGILLQNGLIEEAIRINIEVYNWNRALELAIRHKKQLDEVLNTRKKYLQVINKKETNQSFLAYMANVAKTQEIIEDISFKRDEELLEIETEKNEMLDQEIHI, from the exons atgagatttaaaatttctgcaCAAAATCGTAATGGTCACAAGCGTTTAGTAACATGTGTTGCATGGAATTCaacagaagaaatttattcttgcgg AGaagatcatttattaatatcatggCATTTGGAAGGTGGAATTGCACATTCCAATATTATTACAGAATTTCCCGATGATTTTTATCCGACCGACATGCAATGGCATCCGCGACCAAATTATGCAgtgttaattacaaaaaaacaaTCATTGGATATTCTCTTAATTACTACAGCTGATG gaaaatatcacttagttaataaaaatggacGTATAGAAAAAAGTGTAGATGCTCATAAAGGAGCAACAACAGTAGGTAGATGGAGTAATGATGGCTCTGCTCTTTTGACTG ctGGAGAGGATGGTTTGATAAAAGTATGGTCACGTAGTGGCATGCTTCGTTCTATTATAGTTAAAGGAATGTTTTCCATATTATCTGCTGCTTGGAGTTTAGATTGTACAACAGTATTATATTCTCAAGGAGCTCACTTAACTTTTCAATCACTTAATTCTAATTCCAAACCTCGAAAG ttattagcACATGATGGTCTAATTTTGGTTTTATGTTGGAATCATACTCATGGATTAATCATTTCTGGTGGGGAAGATTGTAAATATAAG gtatGGGATTCTAACGGTACTCAATTATTTTCTAGCAATGTGGAAGATCATCCTATTACAGCACTAAGTTGGAGTTATTCTGGAGATTACTTTGCTGTtggattatttaatacaatcaaACTTTGTGATAAAACAGGA tggTCTCattcattagaaaaaattaattctggtagtatatatagtattgcTTGGTCAAGTGATAGTACTCAAGTAGCTATGGCTTGCAGTAATGGAAATGTATTAACAGGACATATAATAGACag gAGATTGGAATGGAATAATTATGAAGCCAcattgattaaaagaaaagtaattgaAGTCAGAGATGTGGGTAATGAAACACgagaagaattagaaatatcaGATCGTGTAGTTCAGCTGGAATTTGGTTTTGATTATTTAGTTGTAATTACACCAGCACAATGTCATGTTTATTCAGTAGTAAATTGGAATACTCCTGCcatatttgatttgaaaaatactaGTGTATCAGCAATACTTCTTGcagaaaa gcattttttattgattgaatGGAATACTGTATCATTATATAGTTATCAAGGTCGTTTATTAGGAACTCCAAAATGGAAAGGAATGACACAGGAACGACTTTATTCCCCTTGTATATCAGTATGTTCCGATACTTTAGTTATACGATCGCAAAGCAACGAAAAAC taCTTCATGTATTGGAAATGGCTTACAATAAACCTATAACAGAAAGCCAGACCTATACACatcttcaaaatattacaaGAGTTGCGTTAAATCACATTGGCAGTGTAATAGATCGACAAGTAGCActaatcgatataaataaagatttatttcttgtttctaTAAGAACCACTGGTTTTGGTAGAGTATGTAAAATAG cTGCTATGGCGCAAGATATTGCATGGGCCACTGATGCAAACGTTTTAGCGGCGATGTTGGATGCAACATTATCTGTATGGTTGTGTCCTAATTGTGTGCATTATAGCGATcgtaaaattatacgaaagacaagaatcgataaagaaagcag tgaaTTTGGTAAACAACCAAGTATAGCAAATGTTTATAATGGAATAGTAATGATACGACGTGGTGATGGAGCATTAGTAGCTTCTtccttttatacattttttattagtctttatcaacatattttaaacaaaaaatggaaagaagcGTTATCGCTTTGTCGAATCGCTCAG aatgaaatattgtGGACTTGCATGGCCGTTATAGCAActgataataaagaattaaacgcTGCAGAAGAAGCATATGCAGCAATTTCTCGATATGATAAAGttgattatattcaatatataaag agTTTACCAAATAAAACAGAAAGGCTAGCAGAAATGGCACTCTTGTCAGGAGATTTGTTAACTGCAGAAGGTATACTTTTGCAAAATGGATTAATAGAGGAAGCTATACGAATTAATATTGAAGTATACAATTGGAATAG agcATTAGAATTGGCAATCAGACATAAAAAGCAACTGGATGAAGTATTAAAcacaagaaagaaatatcttcaagtaattaataaaaaagaaacgaatcaaAGTTTCCTTGCATATATGGCAAATGTTGCAAAGACACAA GAGATTATCGaggatatttcatttaaacgagatgaagaattattggaaatagaaacagaaaaaaacgaaatgcTTGATCAAGAAATACACATATGA
- the LOC411613 gene encoding uncharacterized protein LOC411613 isoform X3, with protein MSGFVGSLRGLEDNSGNAGQPYRRNSLALSLHSNLAAFPVPNNQEISPFHVVDSARRRFSNVSDVVSRKISHTIRWRTVSASIELTVSQGSFLCAQYIRNRLKRSGIFHRKLGLKRMRSAMLLPGGAVVGEVYPELVSVGAELEKMHPNLFNRVARQIGCGSFSSEQSASEAIVDVSREMIRNGEMTWSKVVAIYAIAGGIAVDCVRQGKPEYLPAIQRGMTDVLEEDLAAWIQANGGWVRQIRFSNSIQICNKRNYMAFAKTYLVIYIHHFDYFYDFYVFKTFNFITHIKYK; from the exons ATGTCTGGATTCGTCGGATCTTTACGTGGCTTGGAGGACAATTCTGGGAATGCAGGCCAACCTTATCGCAGAAATAGTCTCGCATTATCTCTTCATTCGAATTTGGCAGCTTTTCCTGTTCCTAATAATCAAGAAATCTCACCTTTTCATGTAGTTGATTCGGCTCGGAGAAGATTTAGTAATGTCAGTGATGTCGTATccagaaaaatttctcatacAATTCGATGGAGAACGGTTTCAGCATCAATCGAGCTTACAGTATCTCAA GGATCCTTCTTATGTGCTCAATATATCCGAAATCGTTTGAAACGGTCTGGAATCTTTCATCGAAAGCTTGGATTGAAAAGGATGAGAAGTGCCATGTTGCTTCCTGGTGGTGCAGTTGTGGGAGAAGTTTATCCGGAATTAGTATCAGTTGGAGCTGAACTCGAGAAAATGCatccaaatttattcaatcgtGTTGCACGACAAATTGGATGTGGTAGTTTCTCATCGGAACAATCTGCTAGCGAGGCCATCGTGGATGTCTCTAGAGAGATGATCAGGAATGGTGAAATGACTTGGAGTAAAGTGGTAGCCATTTATGCAATTGCTGGTGGTATTGCCGTGGATTGTGTACGTCAGGGCAAACCTGAATATTTACCTGCCATACAGAgag GTATGACAGATGTTTTAGAAGAGGATCTTGCTGCATGGATCCAAGCTAACGGAGGATGGGTAAGacaaa tccgCTTTAGCAACTCGATACAGATCTGTAACAAAAGAAACTACATGGCATTCGCGAAAACTTatcttgttatttatattcaccattttgattatttttatgatttctatgtttttaaaacttttaattttataacacatattaaatataagtaa
- the LOC552021 gene encoding intraflagellar transport protein 80 homolog isoform X2: protein MRFKISAQNRNGHKRLVTCVAWNSTEEIYSCGEDHLLISWHLEGGIAHSNIITEFPDDFYPTDMQWHPRPNYAVLITKKQSLDILLITTADGKYHLVNKNGRIEKSVDAHKGATTVGRWSNDGSALLTAGEDGLIKVWSRSGMLRSIIVKGMFSILSAAWSLDCTTVLYSQGAHLTFQSLNSNSKPRKLLAHDGLILVLCWNHTHGLIISGGEDCKYKVWDSNGTQLFSSNVEDHPITALSWSYSGDYFAVGLFNTIKLCDKTGWSHSLEKINSGSIYSIAWSSDSTQVAMACSNGNVLTGHIIDRRLEWNNYEATLIKRKVIEVRDVGNETREELEISDRVVQLEFGFDYLVVITPAQCHVYSVVNWNTPAIFDLKNTSVSAILLAEKHFLLIEWNTVSLYSYQGRLLGTPKWKGMTQERLYSPCISVCSDTLVIRSQSNEKLLHVLEMAYNKPITESQTYTHLQNITRVALNHIGSVIDRQVALIDINKDLFLVSIRTTGFGRVCKIAAMAQDIAWATDANVLAAMLDATLSVWLCPNCVHYSDRKIIRKTRIDKESSEFGKQPSIANVYNGIVMIRRGDGALVASSFYTFFISLYQHILNKKWKEALSLCRIAQNEILWTCMAVIATDNKELNAAEEAYAAISRYDKVDYIQYIKSLPNKTERLAEMALLSGDLLTAEGILLQNGLIEEAIRINIEVYNWNRALELAIRHKKQLDEVLNTRKKYLQVINKKETNQSFLAYMANVAKTQ from the exons atgagatttaaaatttctgcaCAAAATCGTAATGGTCACAAGCGTTTAGTAACATGTGTTGCATGGAATTCaacagaagaaatttattcttgcgg AGaagatcatttattaatatcatggCATTTGGAAGGTGGAATTGCACATTCCAATATTATTACAGAATTTCCCGATGATTTTTATCCGACCGACATGCAATGGCATCCGCGACCAAATTATGCAgtgttaattacaaaaaaacaaTCATTGGATATTCTCTTAATTACTACAGCTGATG gaaaatatcacttagttaataaaaatggacGTATAGAAAAAAGTGTAGATGCTCATAAAGGAGCAACAACAGTAGGTAGATGGAGTAATGATGGCTCTGCTCTTTTGACTG ctGGAGAGGATGGTTTGATAAAAGTATGGTCACGTAGTGGCATGCTTCGTTCTATTATAGTTAAAGGAATGTTTTCCATATTATCTGCTGCTTGGAGTTTAGATTGTACAACAGTATTATATTCTCAAGGAGCTCACTTAACTTTTCAATCACTTAATTCTAATTCCAAACCTCGAAAG ttattagcACATGATGGTCTAATTTTGGTTTTATGTTGGAATCATACTCATGGATTAATCATTTCTGGTGGGGAAGATTGTAAATATAAG gtatGGGATTCTAACGGTACTCAATTATTTTCTAGCAATGTGGAAGATCATCCTATTACAGCACTAAGTTGGAGTTATTCTGGAGATTACTTTGCTGTtggattatttaatacaatcaaACTTTGTGATAAAACAGGA tggTCTCattcattagaaaaaattaattctggtagtatatatagtattgcTTGGTCAAGTGATAGTACTCAAGTAGCTATGGCTTGCAGTAATGGAAATGTATTAACAGGACATATAATAGACag gAGATTGGAATGGAATAATTATGAAGCCAcattgattaaaagaaaagtaattgaAGTCAGAGATGTGGGTAATGAAACACgagaagaattagaaatatcaGATCGTGTAGTTCAGCTGGAATTTGGTTTTGATTATTTAGTTGTAATTACACCAGCACAATGTCATGTTTATTCAGTAGTAAATTGGAATACTCCTGCcatatttgatttgaaaaatactaGTGTATCAGCAATACTTCTTGcagaaaa gcattttttattgattgaatGGAATACTGTATCATTATATAGTTATCAAGGTCGTTTATTAGGAACTCCAAAATGGAAAGGAATGACACAGGAACGACTTTATTCCCCTTGTATATCAGTATGTTCCGATACTTTAGTTATACGATCGCAAAGCAACGAAAAAC taCTTCATGTATTGGAAATGGCTTACAATAAACCTATAACAGAAAGCCAGACCTATACACatcttcaaaatattacaaGAGTTGCGTTAAATCACATTGGCAGTGTAATAGATCGACAAGTAGCActaatcgatataaataaagatttatttcttgtttctaTAAGAACCACTGGTTTTGGTAGAGTATGTAAAATAG cTGCTATGGCGCAAGATATTGCATGGGCCACTGATGCAAACGTTTTAGCGGCGATGTTGGATGCAACATTATCTGTATGGTTGTGTCCTAATTGTGTGCATTATAGCGATcgtaaaattatacgaaagacaagaatcgataaagaaagcag tgaaTTTGGTAAACAACCAAGTATAGCAAATGTTTATAATGGAATAGTAATGATACGACGTGGTGATGGAGCATTAGTAGCTTCTtccttttatacattttttattagtctttatcaacatattttaaacaaaaaatggaaagaagcGTTATCGCTTTGTCGAATCGCTCAG aatgaaatattgtGGACTTGCATGGCCGTTATAGCAActgataataaagaattaaacgcTGCAGAAGAAGCATATGCAGCAATTTCTCGATATGATAAAGttgattatattcaatatataaag agTTTACCAAATAAAACAGAAAGGCTAGCAGAAATGGCACTCTTGTCAGGAGATTTGTTAACTGCAGAAGGTATACTTTTGCAAAATGGATTAATAGAGGAAGCTATACGAATTAATATTGAAGTATACAATTGGAATAG agcATTAGAATTGGCAATCAGACATAAAAAGCAACTGGATGAAGTATTAAAcacaagaaagaaatatcttcaagtaattaataaaaaagaaacgaatcaaAGTTTCCTTGCATATATGGCAAATGTTGCAAAGACACAA TGA
- the LOC411613 gene encoding bcl-2-related ovarian killer protein homolog A isoform X2, which produces MLITMKMDFHLRVQEEAALPMPEKSEWQEFSTEDPSMSGFVGSLRGLEDNSGNAGQPYRRNSLALSLHSNLAAFPVPNNQEISPFHVVDSARRRFSNVSDVVSRKISHTIRWRTVSASIELTVSQGSFLCAQYIRNRLKRSGIFHRKLGLKRMRSAMLLPGGAVVGEVYPELVSVGAELEKMHPNLFNRVARQIGCGSFSSEQSASEAIVDVSREMIRNGEMTWSKVVAIYAIAGGIAVDCVRQGKPEYLPAIQRGMTDVLEEDLAAWIQANGGWSALATRYRSVTKETTWHSRKLILLFIFTILIIFMISMFLKLLIL; this is translated from the exons ATGTTAATCACAATGAAGATGGATTTTCATTTGAGGGTGCAGGAGGAGGCGGCATTGCCGATG ccTGAAAAGTCTGAATGGCAGGAATTCTCCACGGAAGATCCTTCAATGTCTGGATTCGTCGGATCTTTACGTGGCTTGGAGGACAATTCTGGGAATGCAGGCCAACCTTATCGCAGAAATAGTCTCGCATTATCTCTTCATTCGAATTTGGCAGCTTTTCCTGTTCCTAATAATCAAGAAATCTCACCTTTTCATGTAGTTGATTCGGCTCGGAGAAGATTTAGTAATGTCAGTGATGTCGTATccagaaaaatttctcatacAATTCGATGGAGAACGGTTTCAGCATCAATCGAGCTTACAGTATCTCAA GGATCCTTCTTATGTGCTCAATATATCCGAAATCGTTTGAAACGGTCTGGAATCTTTCATCGAAAGCTTGGATTGAAAAGGATGAGAAGTGCCATGTTGCTTCCTGGTGGTGCAGTTGTGGGAGAAGTTTATCCGGAATTAGTATCAGTTGGAGCTGAACTCGAGAAAATGCatccaaatttattcaatcgtGTTGCACGACAAATTGGATGTGGTAGTTTCTCATCGGAACAATCTGCTAGCGAGGCCATCGTGGATGTCTCTAGAGAGATGATCAGGAATGGTGAAATGACTTGGAGTAAAGTGGTAGCCATTTATGCAATTGCTGGTGGTATTGCCGTGGATTGTGTACGTCAGGGCAAACCTGAATATTTACCTGCCATACAGAgag GTATGACAGATGTTTTAGAAGAGGATCTTGCTGCATGGATCCAAGCTAACGGAGGATGG tccgCTTTAGCAACTCGATACAGATCTGTAACAAAAGAAACTACATGGCATTCGCGAAAACTTatcttgttatttatattcaccattttgattatttttatgatttctatgtttttaaaacttttaattttataa
- the LOC411613 gene encoding uncharacterized protein LOC411613 isoform X1: MLITMKMDFHLRVQEEAALPMPEKSEWQEFSTEDPSMSGFVGSLRGLEDNSGNAGQPYRRNSLALSLHSNLAAFPVPNNQEISPFHVVDSARRRFSNVSDVVSRKISHTIRWRTVSASIELTVSQGSFLCAQYIRNRLKRSGIFHRKLGLKRMRSAMLLPGGAVVGEVYPELVSVGAELEKMHPNLFNRVARQIGCGSFSSEQSASEAIVDVSREMIRNGEMTWSKVVAIYAIAGGIAVDCVRQGKPEYLPAIQRGMTDVLEEDLAAWIQANGGWVRQIRFSNSIQICNKRNYMAFAKTYLVIYIHHFDYFYDFYVFKTFNFITHIKYK, encoded by the exons ATGTTAATCACAATGAAGATGGATTTTCATTTGAGGGTGCAGGAGGAGGCGGCATTGCCGATG ccTGAAAAGTCTGAATGGCAGGAATTCTCCACGGAAGATCCTTCAATGTCTGGATTCGTCGGATCTTTACGTGGCTTGGAGGACAATTCTGGGAATGCAGGCCAACCTTATCGCAGAAATAGTCTCGCATTATCTCTTCATTCGAATTTGGCAGCTTTTCCTGTTCCTAATAATCAAGAAATCTCACCTTTTCATGTAGTTGATTCGGCTCGGAGAAGATTTAGTAATGTCAGTGATGTCGTATccagaaaaatttctcatacAATTCGATGGAGAACGGTTTCAGCATCAATCGAGCTTACAGTATCTCAA GGATCCTTCTTATGTGCTCAATATATCCGAAATCGTTTGAAACGGTCTGGAATCTTTCATCGAAAGCTTGGATTGAAAAGGATGAGAAGTGCCATGTTGCTTCCTGGTGGTGCAGTTGTGGGAGAAGTTTATCCGGAATTAGTATCAGTTGGAGCTGAACTCGAGAAAATGCatccaaatttattcaatcgtGTTGCACGACAAATTGGATGTGGTAGTTTCTCATCGGAACAATCTGCTAGCGAGGCCATCGTGGATGTCTCTAGAGAGATGATCAGGAATGGTGAAATGACTTGGAGTAAAGTGGTAGCCATTTATGCAATTGCTGGTGGTATTGCCGTGGATTGTGTACGTCAGGGCAAACCTGAATATTTACCTGCCATACAGAgag GTATGACAGATGTTTTAGAAGAGGATCTTGCTGCATGGATCCAAGCTAACGGAGGATGGGTAAGacaaa tccgCTTTAGCAACTCGATACAGATCTGTAACAAAAGAAACTACATGGCATTCGCGAAAACTTatcttgttatttatattcaccattttgattatttttatgatttctatgtttttaaaacttttaattttataacacatattaaatataagtaa